A window of the Deltaproteobacteria bacterium genome harbors these coding sequences:
- a CDS encoding 1-acylglycerol-3-phosphate O-acyltransferase yields MILVTCVQALLIAFYTLVIGSAIVLLVLIVRIPGIQNTAYSLSKIYCVLSLKTCFVKLRVKGIENIDPNGQYVFMSNHVSYFDIPAVAMALPNQMRWVYKKELAKVPFFGWAVKSIGHILVDRGNRSQAIESLKNSLSRLSGNASIMIFPEGTRSKSGDLLPLKKGGFHIALHSGFPIVPVAIRGSGDIMRKGTFRINPGTIEVEIFSPIETDGYGTGRIHELVERVQKVMQEGVNREAAQSNPSRE; encoded by the coding sequence TTGATTCTGGTAACGTGTGTCCAGGCGCTTCTCATCGCCTTCTATACCCTCGTAATCGGCTCGGCAATCGTGTTGCTCGTTCTCATCGTCCGGATTCCGGGAATCCAGAACACAGCCTACAGCCTTTCCAAGATATACTGTGTGCTCTCCCTGAAGACCTGTTTCGTCAAATTACGGGTCAAGGGAATCGAGAATATAGATCCGAACGGGCAATACGTGTTCATGTCGAACCACGTGTCTTACTTCGACATTCCCGCCGTGGCCATGGCCCTCCCCAACCAGATGAGATGGGTGTACAAGAAAGAACTCGCAAAAGTACCCTTTTTTGGGTGGGCGGTAAAGTCGATCGGCCACATCCTGGTGGACCGGGGAAACCGGTCCCAGGCAATAGAGAGCCTCAAGAACTCCCTCTCCCGTCTTTCCGGCAACGCATCGATCATGATATTCCCGGAAGGAACGAGGAGCAAATCGGGTGACCTGTTACCCCTCAAGAAGGGAGGCTTTCACATCGCCCTGCACAGCGGATTTCCCATCGTCCCGGTAGCCATCAGGGGAAGCGGTGACATCATGAGGAAGGGCACCTTCAGGATCAACCCCGGGACGATCGAAGTTGAAATATTTTCGCCGATAGAAACGGATGGATACGGGACGGGCCGGATACACGAGCTGGTAGAGAGGGTGCAGAAGGTAATGCAGGAGGGGGTAAACAGAGAAGCAGCTCAAAGCAACCCGTCCCGGGAATAG
- a CDS encoding endonuclease III: MKKKIEQMEEALSIRNAPGRAKRNRENPVDNLIRTILSQNTNGPLRDRAYASLKERFPTHEAIAAAPPAEIATAIRVAGLANQKSTAIRDALAGMRRQGGEISLDFLKDVPTQEAIDYLTGFRGIGDKTAAIVMLFSFGRKTFPVDTHIQRIAKRVGLVPHTYTPEKIRRAVEPCITEGLAQQLHVSLIRLGKSVCRPKEPACNSCPLRSLCKFASGGGESN; encoded by the coding sequence GTGAAGAAAAAGATTGAGCAGATGGAGGAGGCGCTCTCGATCAGGAACGCCCCCGGAAGAGCAAAGCGCAACAGGGAAAACCCGGTGGACAATCTCATCCGGACCATCCTCTCCCAGAATACCAACGGACCCCTGCGGGACCGGGCATACGCCTCCCTGAAAGAGCGGTTTCCCACCCATGAGGCGATCGCAGCGGCACCCCCGGCGGAAATCGCCACGGCGATACGGGTTGCCGGCCTGGCAAATCAGAAAAGCACCGCGATTCGGGATGCTCTCGCCGGGATGAGAAGGCAGGGGGGGGAGATAAGCCTGGACTTCTTGAAAGACGTGCCAACCCAGGAGGCCATTGACTACCTCACGGGATTCAGGGGGATCGGCGATAAAACGGCTGCCATCGTGATGCTGTTCAGTTTCGGCCGCAAGACCTTCCCCGTCGACACGCATATTCAGCGGATCGCAAAGCGCGTGGGCCTGGTACCCCATACCTACACGCCCGAAAAGATACGGAGGGCCGTTGAGCCCTGCATCACGGAAGGCCTGGCGCAGCAACTCCACGTAAGCCTCATCCGGCTCGGGAAGAGCGTCTGCAGGCCGAAGGAACCCGCGTGCAACAGCTGCCCGCTGCGCTCATTGTGTAAATTCGCAAGCGGGGGGGGAGAGAGCAATTGA
- a CDS encoding DUF1049 domain-containing protein, giving the protein MRLSLLIVFIVIGGVGIFALQNQNSLQVRFLKFVWETSQSIVIMASVTLGLIGGILAMVPGSIRRWRKLRNLEKIVANMKKHTDATMEDRES; this is encoded by the coding sequence ATGAGACTGTCTCTATTGATCGTCTTTATCGTCATCGGCGGCGTTGGAATTTTCGCACTGCAAAACCAGAACAGCCTTCAGGTAAGGTTTCTGAAATTCGTCTGGGAAACATCGCAGAGCATCGTGATAATGGCGTCGGTAACCCTGGGGCTTATCGGGGGGATACTCGCCATGGTTCCCGGGTCGATCAGGAGGTGGCGGAAGCTCAGGAACCTCGAGAAGATCGTGGCGAACATGAAAAAGCACACAGACGCAACCATGGAGGATCGGGAAAGCTGA
- a CDS encoding cation diffusion facilitator family transporter: protein MVRDVEGTGSTHIDRKKANEAKKIRAATLSLGTGIFLSIAKFVVAIITGSLGVLSSAIDNIGDIFMSAVTLVSVKKSAAPPDKEHPYGHGKVEALATAFQVAVINAIGAWIIYESIRRFIVGQGPRQTEAGIGTMILSIVVSFIVARKIERTGRETGSPALTADSLHFKTDVYSGAGILIALLLVKVTGNPLFDSLAGLIVGIFIIQATFPLIKGVLDDLLDRELPEDVKEVINDIIDRHRPMVVDVHALRTRSAGSMKHIDFHLVVCRLATVDEAHSLAEHLEMEIEDSLGDSHVVTHIDPCKEECPMEGICEGLREKMMNLRKPGKERDREKYFFDD from the coding sequence GTGGTAAGGGACGTGGAAGGGACGGGATCCACTCACATCGACAGGAAAAAGGCAAACGAGGCAAAGAAAATCAGGGCTGCAACGCTGTCGCTCGGGACCGGCATTTTTCTCTCCATCGCAAAATTTGTCGTCGCTATCATCACGGGGTCCCTCGGCGTCCTCTCCTCTGCGATAGACAACATAGGGGATATTTTCATGTCCGCCGTAACCCTGGTATCCGTGAAAAAATCCGCCGCCCCTCCCGACAAGGAGCACCCTTACGGCCATGGAAAGGTAGAGGCGCTGGCAACGGCATTCCAGGTGGCCGTCATCAACGCCATCGGTGCCTGGATAATCTACGAATCGATCCGGCGTTTCATCGTGGGCCAGGGCCCGAGACAAACCGAGGCCGGGATCGGCACGATGATTTTATCCATCGTGGTGAGCTTCATCGTCGCACGAAAAATCGAGCGCACGGGGCGCGAAACGGGATCTCCCGCCCTCACGGCGGACTCTCTGCACTTCAAGACGGATGTCTACTCCGGTGCTGGCATCCTCATCGCCCTCCTGCTCGTCAAGGTAACGGGTAACCCCCTGTTCGACTCCCTTGCCGGGCTCATCGTTGGCATATTCATCATTCAGGCGACGTTCCCCCTCATAAAGGGGGTGCTCGACGACCTCCTCGACAGGGAACTGCCCGAGGATGTAAAGGAGGTCATAAATGATATAATAGACAGGCACAGGCCCATGGTCGTGGACGTCCACGCCCTGAGGACGCGCAGCGCCGGTTCCATGAAACACATAGATTTCCACCTCGTCGTCTGCAGGCTCGCGACGGTGGATGAGGCCCACAGCCTGGCGGAACACCTCGAAATGGAAATTGAAGACTCGCTCGGAGATTCTCACGTGGTCACGCACATAGACCCATGCAAGGAAGAGTGCCCCATGGAAGGCATATGCGAGGGGCTGCGTGAGAAGATGATGAACCTCAGGAAACCCGGCAAGGAGAGGGACCGGGAAAAGTATTTCTTCGATGATTGA
- a CDS encoding phage holin family protein — translation MIFESFLFRLLGNFFSIMLISYGFSGITVASVRDGILAAIILGLINAFIKPAVFLITLPINILSLGLFTLLINAFMLKVVDWMIPGFSVEGFLTALFGALTVSVVSTVITYIATRYQDVRTYRW, via the coding sequence ATGATTTTCGAGAGTTTTTTGTTCAGGCTCCTGGGGAACTTCTTCTCCATCATGCTCATTTCTTATGGCTTTTCGGGCATCACCGTTGCTTCCGTGAGAGACGGTATCCTGGCGGCGATAATACTCGGGCTCATCAACGCCTTCATCAAGCCCGCCGTCTTTCTCATCACCCTGCCGATAAACATCCTTTCCCTCGGCCTCTTTACCCTCCTTATCAACGCATTCATGCTCAAAGTCGTCGACTGGATGATCCCCGGTTTCAGCGTCGAAGGATTCCTGACAGCGCTTTTTGGGGCCCTAACGGTGAGCGTCGTGTCGACAGTGATAACCTACATCGCAACCAGGTACCAGGATGTGAGGACGTACAGGTGGTAA
- a CDS encoding MFS transporter, translating into MSRNSSVYTGDYVLLNASNFLYSLYATIFIFMPPFLDSIGLSPSRIGFVMATGTFVSVAFKPLGGWLADRTNKVRFIIGGSIIASLSTLPWFFVQAPSGMLYLYRIFQGVGYSFFATFAYAHIASHAPQERRAEALGVFGLSFFIPTAIGGWLGEATIAAFSFNTLFLMGACVAFSSALPALWMKDRVKKAGIGPSGVLKVLRRDILVYVLLALIFGTTFGGIFTFLPLFLFKEASDGIFIFLLFYSLSVISTRTVWRKVVDSVDKDVSAILSLSLLASGTALLMFSNDTLILIVASVITGIGHGFLFPSLSALIVDEAGTENSGISMALFTGAFDLGLVVGSGALGMVLEYGGFDVTFFSLSLLPLIGIPLLFRKRGKSISPRPASSGKGE; encoded by the coding sequence ATGAGCAGGAACAGTTCCGTCTATACGGGAGACTATGTTCTCCTGAACGCGTCCAATTTCCTCTACTCCCTCTACGCGACGATATTCATCTTCATGCCGCCCTTTCTCGACAGCATCGGGCTCAGCCCCTCCCGGATCGGATTCGTCATGGCCACGGGAACCTTCGTATCCGTTGCCTTCAAACCCCTGGGGGGTTGGCTTGCCGACAGGACAAACAAGGTCCGTTTCATAATCGGCGGCTCGATCATAGCCTCCCTGTCCACGCTCCCCTGGTTCTTCGTTCAGGCGCCCTCGGGGATGCTCTACCTCTACCGCATCTTCCAGGGCGTTGGGTACTCATTTTTCGCCACCTTCGCCTACGCCCATATCGCCTCCCACGCCCCGCAGGAGAGGCGGGCGGAAGCGCTGGGGGTCTTCGGGTTGTCCTTCTTCATACCCACCGCCATCGGGGGCTGGCTCGGAGAGGCAACAATCGCGGCCTTCAGCTTCAACACCCTCTTCCTCATGGGGGCATGCGTGGCTTTTTCCTCCGCCCTCCCCGCCCTGTGGATGAAAGACCGGGTGAAAAAGGCGGGTATCGGCCCCTCCGGGGTCCTGAAGGTTCTCCGCAGGGATATCCTCGTCTACGTCCTGCTCGCCCTGATTTTCGGCACGACCTTCGGCGGAATCTTCACCTTCCTCCCTCTTTTTCTCTTCAAAGAGGCCAGCGACGGGATTTTTATCTTCCTCCTCTTTTACTCCCTCTCGGTCATCTCGACGCGCACCGTCTGGAGAAAGGTGGTCGACAGCGTGGACAAGGACGTTTCCGCCATCCTTTCCCTCTCCCTGCTCGCATCGGGGACGGCTCTTCTCATGTTCTCCAACGACACGCTGATCCTTATCGTTGCATCGGTCATCACGGGGATCGGGCACGGTTTTCTCTTCCCCTCCCTCTCGGCGCTGATCGTCGACGAGGCGGGAACCGAGAACAGCGGAATAAGCATGGCCCTCTTTACGGGCGCTTTCGACCTCGGCCTGGTGGTAGGATCGGGGGCGCTCGGAATGGTCCTTGAATACGGGGGCTTCGACGTAACCTTTTTCTCCCTGAGCCTCCTGCCCCTGATTGGCATTCCGCTTCTGTTCAGGAAACGGGGGAAAAGTATCTCTCCCCGGCCAGCCTCTTCAGGGAAAGGAGAGTAG
- a CDS encoding NAD+ synthase, producing MISVGIAQLNQVVGDFTGNSERIVRNIRAAKFRGADIVLFPELAVTGYPPEDLLLRPDFVEESERAIRDIAAETQDILAVVGFVRREEHIYNSAALIHRGRIHACYDKMYLPNYGVFDENRYFCAGRQPLVFSFRGARIGVTICEDIWHPDGPHVVEAAAGAEIIVNISASPYHFGKWEQREKMISTRAADTKTFFAWCNMSGGQDELVFDGASIFVNEKGEVVGRLPLFEEALEVHTVETTGVFRGRLHDPRMREEEKRMRLAGEIPRTVDIPEVRKSRRRKKTRMAGSAERPVLEREIFDALVTGTRDYVRKNGFKKAVIGLSGGIDSSLVACVAVQALGRRNVIGVSMPSAVSLPESADDARELARNLGIKFHLLPIEGLFNGFVTALDPLFAGRKRDVTEENLQARIRGMILMSLSNKFHHLVLTTGNKSELSVGYATLYGDMAGGFAVIKDVYKTMVYRVARHYNEEMKKKVIPERVFAKEPSAELRPGQKDSDSLPPYEVLDPILMEYIEEDCGIDEIARRGFPLATVKKVVAMVDRNEYKRRQSPPGVRISQRGLGKDRRMPITNRFIKKERELKSPPPNPDSSPK from the coding sequence ATGATTTCGGTAGGGATTGCACAGCTGAATCAGGTGGTGGGTGATTTCACGGGCAACAGCGAGAGGATTGTGCGCAACATTCGGGCGGCCAAATTCCGGGGCGCCGATATCGTCCTCTTTCCCGAGCTCGCCGTTACCGGATACCCGCCGGAAGACCTTCTCCTCAGGCCGGACTTCGTGGAGGAATCGGAGCGGGCCATACGGGACATTGCGGCCGAGACGCAGGACATCCTCGCCGTGGTTGGTTTTGTCCGCAGGGAGGAGCACATCTACAATTCGGCCGCCCTCATCCACAGGGGGAGGATTCACGCCTGCTACGACAAGATGTATCTTCCCAATTACGGCGTCTTCGACGAGAACAGGTACTTTTGCGCCGGCAGGCAACCGCTCGTTTTTTCCTTCCGCGGGGCCAGGATCGGCGTGACCATATGCGAGGACATCTGGCATCCTGACGGGCCGCACGTTGTAGAGGCCGCAGCGGGTGCGGAGATCATCGTGAACATTTCGGCTTCGCCCTATCATTTCGGAAAATGGGAGCAGCGGGAAAAGATGATTTCCACACGGGCGGCCGACACGAAGACCTTTTTCGCCTGGTGCAACATGAGCGGCGGCCAGGACGAGCTGGTGTTTGACGGTGCAAGCATCTTCGTGAACGAAAAGGGCGAGGTGGTGGGGCGCCTCCCCCTCTTCGAGGAAGCCCTGGAAGTTCACACCGTCGAAACTACCGGCGTTTTCCGGGGCAGGCTGCACGACCCCCGGATGCGGGAGGAAGAAAAGAGGATGCGTCTTGCCGGCGAGATTCCGCGCACCGTTGATATTCCCGAGGTGAGGAAATCAAGGAGAAGGAAAAAAACCCGGATGGCCGGCTCTGCAGAGCGCCCCGTTTTGGAGAGGGAGATATTTGACGCCCTCGTCACGGGGACCCGGGATTATGTCAGGAAAAACGGGTTCAAGAAGGCGGTCATCGGCCTCTCGGGGGGAATAGACTCTTCACTCGTTGCCTGCGTGGCCGTGCAGGCTCTCGGGAGGCGAAACGTTATCGGTGTATCCATGCCCTCGGCCGTATCTTTACCCGAGAGCGCGGACGACGCGAGAGAGCTGGCACGGAACCTGGGGATAAAATTTCACCTCCTCCCGATAGAGGGTCTCTTCAACGGTTTCGTCACGGCCCTCGATCCCCTCTTTGCCGGCAGGAAACGGGACGTTACGGAGGAGAACCTCCAGGCAAGAATACGGGGCATGATCCTCATGTCCCTCTCCAACAAGTTTCACCACCTCGTCCTCACCACGGGGAACAAGAGCGAGTTGAGCGTTGGCTACGCGACACTCTACGGCGATATGGCAGGCGGCTTTGCCGTGATAAAAGACGTCTACAAGACGATGGTGTACCGGGTCGCACGCCATTATAACGAAGAGATGAAAAAGAAGGTGATTCCCGAACGGGTATTTGCCAAGGAGCCGTCGGCCGAGCTTCGGCCGGGGCAGAAAGACTCCGACTCACTGCCGCCCTACGAAGTTCTGGATCCCATCCTGATGGAATATATCGAGGAGGACTGCGGGATCGACGAGATCGCGCGGCGGGGATTTCCCCTGGCGACGGTAAAAAAGGTCGTGGCCATGGTGGACAGAAACGAGTACAAGAGACGGCAGTCCCCTCCCGGTGTGCGGATTTCTCAACGGGGCCTCGGAAAGGACCGGCGCATGCCCATCACGAACCGGTTCATCAAAAAAGAGAGAGAATTAAAGAGCCCGCCGCCAAACCCGGATAGCAGCCCCAAATGA
- a CDS encoding DUF814 domain-containing protein, translating into MDSFVLKKIIDELREKLPGSLVSKVYQPGKREILLELWKPGGGNRLLISAHPHLCSAHITGKELKNPLSPPRFCQALRKHLSGARIRDIELTEFERAFTVMFQARGEDGEPQHHRLVAELFGRHANIILLDESGIILNALNIVTERDTSVREIASGISYRPLPPLPKTFLPGVTIETCRQILTDSWDGIPQAIMRGVYGISKEIASQVAPGGDADGKALLDAFGEIIRAYREGSYRVGLRRENRDRTTLLPVIAGAVVPGEIEYFDSANEAADTFFHASYLREQFLSMKNKLLTVLRKRKKREEKKKERVNEDILKLESLKEFGVKGELLKQSLHIMKKGQKELSAPDFSTTPPRRVVIELDPSLSPVENMNRYFRLYKKGQRGISMKTGLLPRIEEEIRYLNGIQYYVEKAQTIDDLSHLEREMTESGYMRRRARKEKKRERKGKRESSAAHVEKKQVEEFTVYIGKNNRGNDHIVKSIARPGDLWLHARHHPGSHVLIKKPRSGEIPPGLIRTFGAEAARRSGGARDGKVEIFVADAKDVSKIPGQRPGMVRVRRYRTIMVETGNGSPEYQG; encoded by the coding sequence ATGGATTCTTTCGTGCTGAAGAAAATTATCGACGAACTCAGGGAGAAACTGCCCGGATCTCTCGTGTCGAAGGTCTACCAGCCGGGCAAAAGGGAAATTCTCCTCGAGCTCTGGAAGCCCGGGGGCGGCAACCGCCTCCTGATCTCGGCACACCCCCACCTCTGCTCGGCCCACATAACCGGGAAGGAGCTCAAAAATCCCCTGTCACCGCCCAGGTTTTGCCAGGCACTCAGGAAGCACCTGAGCGGGGCCCGCATCAGGGACATCGAGCTGACCGAATTCGAACGCGCCTTCACGGTGATGTTTCAGGCAAGGGGCGAAGATGGCGAGCCACAACATCACCGCCTCGTGGCCGAGCTGTTCGGAAGGCACGCGAACATAATCCTTCTCGATGAAAGCGGGATTATCCTGAACGCCCTCAACATCGTCACGGAAAGAGATACCAGCGTCCGGGAGATCGCCTCGGGGATCTCCTACCGCCCTCTCCCCCCCCTTCCCAAGACCTTCCTTCCCGGCGTGACCATCGAAACGTGCCGGCAGATTCTTACCGACAGCTGGGACGGCATCCCCCAGGCAATTATGAGAGGCGTTTACGGGATCTCCAAAGAGATAGCATCCCAGGTCGCTCCTGGCGGGGATGCGGACGGAAAGGCGCTGCTCGACGCTTTCGGAGAAATCATCCGCGCCTACAGGGAGGGAAGCTACCGGGTGGGCTTGAGGAGGGAGAATAGAGACAGGACAACCCTCCTTCCCGTTATCGCCGGGGCGGTGGTCCCGGGGGAAATAGAGTATTTCGACTCTGCCAACGAAGCGGCGGATACCTTTTTTCACGCCTCCTACCTGCGGGAGCAGTTTCTCTCAATGAAAAACAAGCTCTTAACGGTCCTCCGCAAGAGAAAAAAAAGGGAGGAGAAAAAGAAAGAGAGGGTCAACGAGGACATCCTGAAGCTGGAGTCACTGAAAGAGTTCGGCGTCAAGGGTGAGCTTTTGAAGCAATCCCTCCACATCATGAAAAAGGGGCAGAAGGAGCTTTCCGCGCCGGATTTTTCGACAACGCCTCCCCGGCGGGTGGTGATAGAGCTCGACCCGTCCCTTTCGCCCGTGGAGAACATGAACCGGTATTTCCGGCTCTACAAGAAGGGGCAGCGGGGGATATCGATGAAGACGGGATTGCTGCCCCGGATAGAGGAGGAAATCAGATATCTGAACGGCATCCAGTACTATGTGGAGAAAGCGCAGACCATCGATGACCTCTCGCACCTGGAGAGGGAGATGACCGAATCGGGATACATGAGACGGAGGGCCCGGAAGGAGAAGAAAAGAGAGAGAAAGGGAAAAAGGGAATCTTCCGCCGCGCACGTGGAGAAAAAGCAGGTAGAGGAGTTCACCGTTTACATCGGCAAGAACAACAGGGGAAACGACCACATCGTAAAGAGCATCGCAAGGCCCGGGGACCTGTGGCTGCACGCCAGGCATCACCCGGGAAGCCACGTGCTCATCAAGAAGCCGCGATCCGGGGAAATACCCCCCGGGCTGATCCGCACCTTCGGGGCGGAAGCCGCCAGGAGAAGCGGCGGGGCCCGGGACGGCAAAGTGGAGATCTTCGTGGCGGACGCAAAGGACGTGAGCAAGATTCCCGGCCAGAGGCCGGGGATGGTGCGGGTCAGGCGGTACCGGACCATCATGGTGGAGACAGGAAACGGGAGCCCGGAGTATCAAGGCTAA
- a CDS encoding alpha/beta fold hydrolase, which produces MPLASLSGLTIYYETYGDGMDRSLVMINGLGSDHREWLYQVPAFRQHFRAVLFDNRGCGISDVPPGPYTTDQMAGDVRDLLAYLGIERASLLGVSMGGLIAQKVAILYPEVVDRLVLACTGVGGEHSVKPSPAAMEVFRSYNESDPEGSLRDMLPYLYTPGFIERNDPEVDRFIRYALDRKQNVKGYMAQLAAISTHATYHDLSRIRAQTLVITGDADRLILPENSEILAANIPGASLEFLAGAPHRLFAERWEEFNEKVLAFLTG; this is translated from the coding sequence ATGCCGCTTGCCTCTCTCTCCGGGCTCACGATCTACTACGAGACATACGGCGACGGGATGGATCGGAGCCTGGTCATGATAAACGGTCTCGGCTCCGATCACCGGGAGTGGCTCTACCAGGTCCCCGCCTTCCGGCAGCACTTTCGGGCTGTCCTCTTTGATAACAGGGGTTGTGGGATAAGCGATGTGCCCCCCGGGCCCTACACGACGGACCAGATGGCGGGGGATGTCCGGGACCTTCTCGCCTATCTCGGGATAGAGAGGGCAAGCCTCCTCGGCGTGTCGATGGGGGGATTGATAGCCCAGAAGGTGGCCATCCTCTACCCGGAAGTGGTTGACCGGCTCGTTCTGGCCTGCACGGGTGTTGGAGGGGAGCACTCGGTCAAGCCATCCCCTGCGGCCATGGAAGTTTTCCGGTCCTACAACGAGAGTGACCCGGAGGGATCGCTCAGGGACATGCTCCCGTACCTCTACACCCCTGGCTTCATCGAACGAAATGATCCCGAGGTGGATCGCTTCATCCGCTATGCCCTCGACAGGAAGCAGAATGTAAAAGGGTATATGGCACAGCTTGCAGCGATCTCTACTCACGCCACCTATCACGATCTTTCCCGGATCCGGGCGCAGACCCTCGTCATAACCGGGGATGCGGACAGGCTGATTTTGCCTGAGAACTCCGAGATACTCGCGGCGAACATCCCCGGGGCGAGCCTGGAATTCCTCGCGGGTGCCCCCCACCGGCTTTTCGCCGAGAGGTGGGAGGAGTTCAACGAGAAGGTGCTTGCCTTCCTTACCGGATAA
- a CDS encoding TIGR00730 family Rossman fold protein yields MKEDRVGNETWRVFRIMSEFVEGFESLRNVGPAVSIFGSSRMKSRDPYYKKTVKIAELLSKRGFAIISGGGPGIMEAANKGASRGKGLSIGLNIEIPIEQAQNTYQNKSLHFKHFFARKVMFVKYAVGYVIMPGGFGTLDEFFESLTLMQTEKIDRFPVVVVGTDYWRGLLKWMRKTMVEAGTVVKEDLDLFHVTDDPVKVADIIEKSYEERNSFKEIRLWGIPLEGITP; encoded by the coding sequence ATGAAAGAGGATCGCGTGGGAAATGAAACGTGGCGTGTCTTCAGGATCATGAGCGAATTCGTGGAAGGGTTCGAGTCTTTGCGCAACGTGGGGCCGGCTGTTTCGATATTTGGCAGTTCCCGGATGAAGAGCAGGGATCCCTACTATAAAAAGACGGTGAAAATAGCGGAACTGCTCTCGAAAAGGGGCTTCGCGATCATCTCCGGCGGCGGCCCCGGCATAATGGAGGCGGCGAACAAGGGTGCGAGCAGGGGAAAGGGCCTGTCGATAGGGCTCAACATCGAAATCCCGATCGAGCAGGCGCAAAACACGTATCAGAACAAATCCCTTCACTTCAAGCACTTTTTCGCGAGAAAGGTCATGTTCGTGAAATACGCCGTGGGATACGTCATCATGCCGGGAGGGTTCGGGACCCTCGATGAGTTTTTCGAGTCCCTTACCCTGATGCAGACGGAGAAGATAGACAGGTTTCCCGTCGTGGTCGTGGGTACCGATTACTGGAGGGGCCTGCTGAAGTGGATGAGGAAGACGATGGTGGAGGCGGGGACCGTCGTGAAAGAGGATCTCGACCTTTTCCACGTCACGGACGACCCCGTGAAGGTGGCGGATATCATCGAGAAGAGCTACGAGGAGAGGAACTCCTTCAAGGAAATCCGCCTGTGGGGCATCCCCCTCGAGGGGATAACACC
- a CDS encoding NrdH-redoxin, with product MAKKIIMYSTSWCPDCRAAKKFLQSKGIEYEEVDIEKQPDAAAVVMKLNDGMKVVPTLDIEGHTVIGDNFNPLTFEKDLREAGVL from the coding sequence ATGGCGAAAAAGATAATCATGTATTCGACGAGCTGGTGTCCCGACTGCCGGGCTGCAAAGAAATTTCTCCAGTCAAAGGGGATCGAGTACGAGGAGGTTGACATCGAAAAGCAGCCCGATGCGGCAGCCGTGGTGATGAAGCTCAACGACGGCATGAAGGTGGTGCCAACCCTGGACATCGAGGGGCACACGGTCATCGGGGACAATTTCAATCCCCTTACGTTCGAGAAGGACCTGAGAGAAGCGGGTGTGCTCTAA
- a CDS encoding zinc ribbon domain-containing protein yields MPTYSYTCNKCKNEFELVLSFREFEEGKLARCPACKSKDITQNLTLFYGKTSKKS; encoded by the coding sequence ATGCCTACCTACTCTTACACCTGTAACAAGTGTAAAAACGAGTTCGAGCTCGTGCTCTCGTTCAGAGAGTTCGAAGAGGGGAAACTGGCTCGCTGCCCCGCGTGCAAAAGCAAGGATATCACGCAGAACCTGACGCTGTTCTACGGCAAGACGTCAAAAAAATCCTGA